A genomic window from Thiomonas arsenitoxydans includes:
- a CDS encoding beta strand repeat-containing protein, protein MSSHQTRTQSAQFKVRPLIGAIALALAAPAAFAAAPAAGALPGTFYSNTTANYSGSGPIATISYSSANNVVMQWGGATSSTLSIAVSPTLASSTATAMNNVAGFNIGAGATLNITNGAAGTGLLISDVTGQASQIYGTVSAGASVGPLFIANANGVVLDANGAVNNGANGVAFLGFAQDAAAFAGATTASVSVSVGAGQTLLTKGDVTVNGAVSAGTVLVAGAGNVNVAQSGAATGWNIFAGENFTYNGGATASGAFAGGSAAVVNLTGGASSGSSAFSGATVVAAGNVNLNNYISSFSSATIAGTLTNNGVLSASTVSAGGVVNNGVINATAASTLTATTGDVVNNGIINASGAVAFSAASTTGNVTNNGSILNAGAVTLSAGASAGTAANNGTINFAPSSAALSMTGFNVNLYGTVNANVGTVATALSATNALGAVNLSAATAGGVLNLGTTLFASTTSTLTGAAVRVVSGGLTDGNGVTVNIGSGPVTSGSNTYGYNLSVFNGATLSAGTAGTVTIAGATGASGSNINLDGTVAGQTIGVNANNINGLGGFNITTSSGGSLTATFSGNFNAPNGAAARSGAGNFLYNYVPVNVASNGTATITLNPTNTATAAQLVNVLVNGSATLASGLTTPVAIGGSVVAQSSAPNSHLVVQATGNLTLGGSGGFYWPGLMYVGNINAGQPGSLSTLGTITLVGNVSNVIPTNVASEGGIWFMTNNPLNITTVAQVLTNTNSWINFPAATGFAAAYGAQNATSTTFNGMVTNPTVNTILNTGVLASNMFYGR, encoded by the coding sequence ATGTCATCACATCAAACTCGAACCCAAAGCGCCCAGTTCAAGGTGCGCCCGCTCATTGGCGCCATCGCGCTGGCCTTGGCCGCGCCGGCCGCCTTCGCCGCTGCCCCGGCAGCCGGCGCCCTGCCGGGGACTTTCTATTCCAACACCACCGCCAATTACTCGGGCAGCGGCCCGATTGCCACGATTTCCTACTCCTCGGCTAATAATGTCGTGATGCAGTGGGGCGGCGCAACGTCTTCCACGCTCTCCATCGCTGTCAGCCCTACACTTGCCAGCAGCACCGCCACAGCGATGAACAACGTCGCCGGGTTCAACATCGGCGCAGGCGCCACGCTCAACATCACCAATGGCGCAGCGGGTACCGGCCTGCTGATTTCCGACGTCACCGGCCAGGCTTCGCAGATTTACGGCACGGTTAGTGCGGGCGCAAGTGTTGGCCCGCTGTTCATCGCCAACGCCAACGGCGTGGTGCTCGATGCGAATGGCGCGGTGAACAACGGTGCTAATGGCGTCGCCTTCCTCGGCTTCGCGCAGGATGCGGCAGCCTTTGCTGGGGCCACTACTGCTTCCGTCAGCGTCAGCGTCGGCGCAGGCCAAACCCTGCTGACCAAGGGCGATGTCACGGTCAACGGCGCTGTCTCGGCTGGTACCGTGCTGGTTGCCGGTGCCGGCAATGTCAACGTCGCGCAATCGGGTGCGGCCACCGGCTGGAACATCTTCGCCGGTGAGAATTTCACGTATAACGGCGGCGCGACTGCCTCTGGCGCCTTCGCGGGCGGCAGCGCTGCGGTGGTCAACCTCACTGGCGGCGCGTCCAGCGGCAGTTCCGCCTTTTCAGGCGCTACCGTGGTTGCCGCGGGCAATGTCAACCTGAACAACTACATCTCCAGCTTTAGTTCTGCGACTATCGCCGGCACCCTCACCAACAACGGCGTGCTGTCGGCCTCCACCGTTAGCGCAGGTGGCGTAGTCAACAACGGCGTGATCAACGCCACCGCTGCTTCGACGCTGACGGCGACTACCGGCGACGTGGTCAACAACGGCATCATCAATGCGTCAGGTGCTGTCGCCTTCAGCGCAGCATCTACCACCGGCAACGTCACCAATAACGGCTCCATCCTCAACGCGGGCGCTGTGACCCTGTCTGCCGGCGCCTCCGCCGGGACTGCCGCGAACAACGGCACCATCAACTTCGCGCCTTCCAGTGCTGCCTTGTCGATGACCGGCTTCAACGTCAACCTCTACGGCACGGTCAACGCCAACGTTGGTACTGTGGCCACCGCCCTGAGCGCCACCAACGCCCTCGGTGCAGTGAACCTGTCTGCTGCAACCGCAGGCGGCGTACTCAACCTCGGCACGACGCTGTTCGCTAGCACCACCTCGACCCTGACAGGCGCTGCGGTGCGCGTGGTGTCGGGTGGCTTGACCGATGGCAACGGCGTTACCGTGAACATCGGCAGCGGCCCGGTGACTTCCGGCAGCAACACCTACGGCTACAACCTGAGTGTGTTCAACGGCGCCACCCTCAGCGCCGGCACGGCAGGCACGGTAACCATTGCTGGCGCCACCGGCGCCTCGGGCAGCAACATCAACCTCGACGGCACCGTGGCCGGCCAGACGATCGGCGTCAACGCCAACAACATCAACGGCCTGGGCGGCTTCAACATCACCACCTCTAGCGGTGGCTCGTTGACAGCTACCTTCTCCGGCAACTTCAACGCCCCCAACGGCGCTGCCGCGCGTAGCGGTGCAGGCAACTTCCTGTACAACTATGTGCCGGTGAACGTGGCCAGCAACGGCACCGCCACCATCACCCTCAATCCGACCAATACCGCCACCGCGGCCCAGTTGGTCAACGTGCTGGTGAACGGCTCCGCCACGCTGGCTTCTGGCTTGACGACTCCGGTTGCTATCGGCGGCTCGGTCGTCGCGCAATCCAGCGCGCCCAACAGCCACCTGGTGGTCCAGGCCACGGGCAACCTGACCCTGGGCGGCAGTGGTGGCTTCTACTGGCCCGGCCTGATGTATGTGGGCAATATCAATGCCGGTCAGCCCGGTTCGCTCAGCACCTTGGGCACGATCACCTTGGTCGGTAACGTCAGCAACGTGATCCCGACCAATGTGGCCAGCGAAGGCGGCATCTGGTTCATGACCAACAACCCGCTGAACATTACAACCGTCGCTCAGGTTCTGACCAACACCAACTCTTGGATCAACTTCCCGGCTGCCACCGGGTTTGCCGCAGCGTATGGTGCACAGAACGCCACGAGCACGACGTTCAACGGCATGGTGACCAACCCCACGGTCAACACCATTCTGAACACGGGCGTGCTGGCCTCGAACATGTTCTACGGCCGCTGA
- a CDS encoding ShlB/FhaC/HecB family hemolysin secretion/activation protein, producing MFTPPTPAPPIVLQQTASRPAATLRLTTAAGLHLTVLGNTLLSPQALRAALEPAESAERAVTLLEAAYRRAGYLLVGLRATPEPATRSVEIQVIEGRLTQVRAQPGVAAFYRGTTFDPALTENALIRRNILAEMYASRSGLGFRPSLAPAPQPGGSLLTVETPPEPQFKPVSGSVVFGNYGSRYVGGDVLGENLTLRPGKGWLLGANYSHGLPNLTRASAGSRSDAGGLMASLVTPWGIYGLSLQRSSYRLGVAGAPYYPQGTTETSALTGSQLVWASPTARFSLNQALTHVAYKSEVLDGAYTLADQNYNYLTLGAQGSRNVQIGTLPGAVNLAVGYNLGLSGKRGTLVYDVPSAPQSRFRNWTLSASWQQNLPKGWSLNAAASGQWGINTQPANQQWVLGGYGSLAAWTSGILSGDGGYLLRTVAQTPNWNWQGWQVNAQAFAEQGAVATHYRAPGVPGWRMLADVGVGLTFTAPWKTSLSVQAARPVANKNVTAATLASQRAVYFVLQQPF from the coding sequence GTGTTTACCCCCCCCACCCCGGCGCCGCCGATTGTGCTGCAGCAGACGGCAAGCCGCCCGGCGGCCACGCTGCGGCTCACCACGGCGGCGGGCCTGCATCTCACGGTGCTGGGCAATACCCTGCTGTCGCCGCAGGCCCTGCGCGCCGCGCTCGAACCCGCCGAAAGCGCCGAGCGCGCGGTGACGCTGCTGGAGGCGGCTTATCGCCGCGCGGGGTATTTGCTCGTGGGCCTGCGCGCCACGCCCGAGCCGGCCACCCGCAGCGTGGAGATTCAGGTCATCGAAGGGCGGCTGACGCAGGTGCGGGCCCAGCCCGGCGTAGCGGCGTTCTACCGCGGCACGACCTTCGACCCGGCGCTGACTGAAAATGCGCTGATCCGCCGCAACATCCTGGCCGAGATGTACGCCAGCCGCAGCGGCCTGGGCTTTCGGCCCTCGCTGGCGCCCGCGCCGCAACCCGGCGGCAGCCTGCTGACGGTGGAGACGCCGCCTGAGCCGCAGTTCAAACCGGTGTCGGGCAGCGTGGTGTTTGGCAACTACGGCAGCCGCTATGTGGGCGGAGACGTGCTGGGCGAAAACCTCACCCTGCGCCCCGGCAAGGGCTGGCTGCTGGGCGCCAATTACAGCCACGGCCTGCCCAACCTCACCCGCGCCAGCGCGGGCAGCCGCAGCGATGCGGGCGGGCTGATGGCCTCGCTGGTGACGCCCTGGGGCATTTACGGCCTGAGCCTGCAGCGCAGCAGCTACCGCCTGGGCGTGGCCGGCGCGCCGTATTACCCGCAAGGCACAACCGAAACTTCCGCCCTCACCGGCAGCCAACTGGTCTGGGCCAGCCCCACGGCGCGCTTCAGCCTGAATCAGGCGCTCACCCATGTGGCCTACAAGTCGGAGGTTCTAGACGGCGCCTACACCCTGGCCGACCAGAATTACAACTATCTCACCCTGGGCGCGCAAGGCTCGCGCAATGTGCAGATCGGCACGCTGCCGGGGGCGGTGAATCTGGCGGTGGGCTACAACCTGGGGCTGAGCGGCAAACGCGGCACCCTGGTCTACGACGTGCCCTCCGCGCCGCAATCGCGCTTTCGCAACTGGACCCTGAGCGCAAGCTGGCAGCAAAACCTGCCCAAGGGTTGGAGCCTGAATGCCGCAGCCAGCGGCCAGTGGGGCATCAATACCCAGCCCGCCAACCAGCAGTGGGTGCTGGGGGGCTACGGCAGCCTGGCCGCCTGGACGTCGGGCATTTTGAGCGGCGACGGCGGCTATCTGCTGCGCACCGTGGCGCAGACGCCGAACTGGAACTGGCAGGGCTGGCAGGTCAACGCGCAGGCGTTTGCCGAGCAGGGCGCGGTGGCCACGCATTACCGCGCCCCCGGCGTGCCCGGCTGGCGCATGCTGGCCGATGTGGGCGTAGGGCTGACTTTTACCGCGCCGTGGAAAACCAGCCTGAGCGTGCAGGCGGCCCGGCCTGTGGCCAACAAAAACGTGACCGCCGCCACGCTGGCGAGCCAGCGCGCGGTGTATTTTGTGCTTCAACAACCCTTCTGA